The following proteins come from a genomic window of Montipora foliosa isolate CH-2021 chromosome 2, ASM3666993v2, whole genome shotgun sequence:
- the LOC137993409 gene encoding superkiller complex protein 2-like → MSRNLIPDYFDNKEGNGMKEKEANDECDPLEYEFDLLEIGCTGTIEVIPQSINKTSKKELKPLTTLPSGLPPLFAPDLKCDLEKYLLDPTSLPIHDFHKTQRFWPRERDSESLLFADVCPVPSTLKVERNPTTGELLGYNEVMLTDTGSTAKNSMSLLRQPGPLSASVRGESTNYPFLPGGMETQETSKAGLVLDGELNFEKDLLSMPPGFTTGVFFNDVKEGEEEEVIHLEKDLSTSTSTPQVLAMADIMAGTTLEDLEYSDEEDELESDESDADEIPGKEESNVEQGDIIEGNAGDSLENVLVKEQASAGNKFTSAAPVTEKPVKQQWAVKINVTEPVKDFHKRVPNMAHKWPFELDTFQKQAVLCLENNECVFVAAHTSAGKTVVAEYAIALANKHMTKTVYTSPIKALSNQKFREFKDTFEDVGLLTGDVQIRPEASCLIMTTEILRSMLYNGSDTIRDVEWVIFDEVHYINDEERGVVWEEVLIMLPAQVKIILLSATVPNTLEFADWIGRTKRKKIYVISTPKRPVPLEHFLYTGNSNKTSNELFMIVDANSNFLTRGHEAAVAAKKAREGKSKDAYGPKSHQGTNIKEERNIWLSLIEMLRKKEKLPVVAFTFSRKRCDENADQLGNLDLTTSTEKSLIHVFIKKCVARLKGSDRDLPQVSRIQELLKRGLGVHHSGVLPIIKEMVEMLFGRGLVKILFATETFAMGVNMPARTVVFDSIRKHDGTNFRDLLSGEYIQMAGRAGRRGLDPTGTVILLCKGSVHLMADLHKMMLGKPTQLVSRFRLTYSMILNLLRVEELRVEDMMKRSFAEFHVQKDSQERKREMDELEKKLLDIKELECTFCSEDLKYYFKTCKELSEVTRTVQAAILSSSHGQRALSPGRVVTINTAEHRNALAVILQAENSSNQGYSTIHSHRCSSPEERKFLVLVISDLHEQSPVNNVSAAPTPSVSSTAKEGLTEEIQPFVKRKLFLPEGRCSHRVMHVNGSEVSAISVRAMKVDTSKIIADHKKRMQPRFRNDPPGKTTISAEQELLRLSEANPEGLSTMDPVRDFNIRDIDMVTTIARKQSLEDTISNFKCLDCPKFTEHFKSIANQMRLREHVTTLRFLLSDESLQHREELRQRIQVLQRLRYVDSNSAVQLKGRVACEISNHELMITELVFENAFTNLHPTEIVALLSCFVFQQRRCSEPELTKTLKEGKERILSMAERIACLQSECGLITSVEEFKEQYRFGLVEAVFEWARGMPFAEITNLTDVQEGIIVRCIQRLDETCRDVRNAARIIGDPRLGEKMEEASAMIKRDIVFAASLYTQ, encoded by the exons ATGAGTAGGAACTTAATTCCGGATTACTTCGACAATAAGGAGGGAAACGGCATGAAGGAGAAAG aAGCCAATGATGAATGTGATCCACTGGAGTATGAATTTGATCTTCTGGAAATTGGCTGCACTGGAACAATCGAGGTCATCCCACAATCAATCAACAAAACATCAAAGAAAGAGCTGAAGCCTCTTACAACA CTTCCCTCTGGTCTGCCACCTTTATTTGCTCCAGATTTGAAGTGTGATTTGGAGAAATATCTCCTGGATCCCACATCACTGCCCATTCATGACTTTCATAAAACTCAAAG GTTCTGGCCTCGTGAAAGAGATTCAGAGAGCTTACTCTTTGCAGATGTCTGTCCAGTTCCATCAACATTGAAAGTGGAGAGAAATCCTACAACTGGAGAGCTTCTTGGTTATAACGAG GTCATGTTGACAGATACTGGTTCTACAGCCAAGAATTCTATGTCCCTTTTGCGACAGCCTGGACCACTATCTGCCTCTGTGAGAGGAGAGTCGACCAATTATCCCTTTTTACCAg GTGGCATGGAGACCCAGGAAACTTCAAAAGCAGGCCTTGTTTTAGATGGAGAAttgaattttgaaaaag ACCTTCTATCTATGCCACCAGGTTTTACCACAGGAGTGTTTtttaatgacgtcaaagaaggagaagaagaagaag TCATTCATTTAGAGAAAGATTTATCCACAAGTACATCAACACCTCAAGTTCTTGCTATGGCTGATATCATGGCTGGAACAACTCTTGAAGATCTGGAGTACAGTGATGAAGAAGATGAACTGGAGTCTGATGAAAGTGATGCAGATGAG ATTCCTGGAAAAGAAGAATCTAATGTCGAACAAGGAGATATCATTGAGG GGAATGCAGGAGATAGTCTTGAAAATGTTTTAGTGAAG GAACAAGCCTCAGCAGGGAACAAATTTACCTCAGCTGCTCCTGTCACTGAAAAACCAGTCAAACAACAGTGGGCGGTAAAAATAAATGTGACAGAACCAGTGAAGGATTTTCACAAACGTGTCCCTAATATGGCGCACaag TGGCCGTTTGAACTggacacatttcaaaaacaagctGTTCTGTGTTTGGAAAACAACGAGTGTGTATTCGTTGCAGCTCACACCTCTGCTGGGAAGACGGTTGTCGCCGAGTACGCCATTGCCTTGGCTAACAAACACATGACAAA GACTGTGTACACCTCCCCTATCAAAGCGCTATCTAATCAGAAGTTTCGCGAATTTAAGGACACATTTGAAGATGTTGGTTTGTTGACTGGTGATGTTCAAATCAGACCTGAGGCGTCTTGTCTTATCATGACAACAGAAATTCTGCG TTCCATGCTGTACAATGGTTCTGACACAATAAGAGATGTGGAGTGGGTGATTTTTGATGAAGTCCATTATATAAATGACGAAGAG AGGGGTGTGGTCTGGGAAGAGGTGCTGATCATGCTACCGGCTCAggtcaaaattattttgttgtcgGCCACGGTACCAAACACCCTGGAATTCGCAGACTGGATTGG CCGCACCAAGAGAAAGAAAATCTACGTCATCAGCACCCCGAAGCGCCCAGTCCCCCTGGAGCACTTCCTTTACACGGGCAACAGCAATAAAACGAGTAACGAACTGTTTATGATCGTGGATGCCAATAGTAATTTCCTGACCCGCGGTCACGAGGCTGCTGTAGCAGCGAAAAAAGCCCGGGAAGGAAAAAGCAAGGACGCGTATGGCCCCAAGTCACACCAAGGTACCAACATCAAAGAG GAACGTAATATCTGGCTTTCCTTGATTGAGATGCTGCGAAAGAAGGAAAAGCTACCAGTGGTCGCTTTCACCTTCTCAAGAAAGAGATGCGACGAAAACGCGGATCAACTGGGAAATCTTGACCTCACCACATCCACGGAAAAGAGTTTAATCCATGTTTTTATTAAGAAATGTGTGGCAAGACTTAAAGGAAGTGACAGAGATCTACCTCAA GTTTCCAGGATACAAGAGCTCTTGAAACGTGGGCTTGGTGTTCATCATAGTGGAGTACTGCCTATCATCAAAGAG ATGGTGGAAATGTTGTTTGGAAGAGGACTAGTAAAG ATTCTGTTTGCTACCGAGACGTTTGCAATGGGAGTAAACATGCCCGCTAGAACAGTGGTGTTTGATTCAATAAGGAAACACGATGGAACTAACTTTCGAGATCTGTTATCCGGTGAATATATTCAAATGGCTGGCCGCGCAGGACGGAGAGGGCTGGACCCGACCGGAACCGTAATTCTTCTTTGCAAAGGCAGTGTCCATCTAATGGCTGATCTGCACAAAATGATGTTG GGCAAACCAACACAGTTGGTTTCCAGGTTCCGTCTCACGTACTCCATGATTCTGAACCTTTTGCGCGTCGAAGAGCTGCGTGTGGAAGACATGAtgaaaagaagctttgcggagTTTCACGTTCAGAAAGATTCACAAGAAAGAAAGCGCGAAATGGACGAATTAGAGAAAAAGCTGCTAGATATCAAGGAGCTGGAGTGTACGTTTTGCTCCGAGGATTTAAAATACTACTTCAAGACTTGCAAGGAGCTGTCAGAAGTAACGCGAACTGTTCAG GCTGCAATTCTGTCTTCTTCTCATGGTCAGCGGGCTCTCTCTCCAGGCCGTGTCGTCACTATAAATACCGCTGAACACAGAAATGCGCTCGCTGTGATATTACAAGCGGAAAATTCTTCCAACCAGGGCTACTCGACCATACATTCTCATCGATGTTCAAGTCCGGAAGAGAGGAAGTTTCTCGTCCTCGTGATAAGTGACTTACACGAACAATCCCCTG TGAACAACGTTTCTGCTGCGCCCACGCCAAGCGTGTCTTCAACAGCTAAAGAAGGCCTTACAGAGGAAATACAGCCGTTTGTAaaacgaaagttatttttaccCGAGGGACGATGTTCTCATAGGGTCATGCATGTGAATGGAAGTGAAGTTAGCGCTATTTCTGTTCGCGCAATGAAGGTGGATACAAGCAAAATCATCGCTGATCACAAAAAGAGAATGCAGCCGAGATTCAG GAATGACCCGCCTGGTAAAACTACCATTTCAGCGGAACAGGAGCTACTAAGATTGTCCGAGGCCAATCCTGAGGGACTGAGTACTATGGATCCTGTCAGAGATTTTAACATCCGGGACATCGATATGGTAACAACCATAGCGCGGAAACAGAGCCTTGAAGATACAATATCCAACTTCAAGTGTTTAGACTGTCCAAAGTTCACAGAACAT TTTAAATCTATTGCGAACCAGATGAGGTTACGGGAACACGTGACCACGCTCCGTTTTTTGTTGTCAGATGAAAGTCTGCAACACAGAGAGGAACTGCGGCAAAGAATTCAG GTGCTACAGAGATTGCGTTATGTGGATTCCAACAGTGCTGTGCAGCTTAAAGGAAGAGTAGCATGCGAGATAAGCAACCACGAACTCATGATTACAGAGCTTGTGTTTGAAAATGCCTTCACGAATTTGCATCCCACGGAAATAGTTGCTTTACTGTCATGCTTTGTTTTCCAGCAG cgccgTTGCAGTGAACCTGAACTAACAAAGACATTAAAGGAG GGCAAGGAGCGCATCTTATCCATGGCTGAGCGGATCGCCTGCCTTCAGTCTGAGTGCGGTCTGATCACATCAGTCGAAGAATTTAAAGAGCAGTACAGGTTTGGTTTGGTTGAGGCAGTGTTTGAGTGGGCGCGCGGGATGCCTTTCGCTGAAATAACAAATCTGACAGACGTACAGGAAG GAATTATTGTTCGATGTATACAGCGATTGGATGAGACGTGCCGTGATGTCAGGAACGCTGCTCGTATCATAGGCGATCCAAGACTTGGCGAGAAAATGGAGGAAGCCTCTGCCATGATCAAACGAGACATCGTTTTTGCTGCGAGTCTTTACACACAGTGA